A window of Tetrapisispora phaffii CBS 4417 chromosome 9, complete genome contains these coding sequences:
- the SAP185 gene encoding Sap185p (similar to Saccharomyces cerevisiae SAP185 (YJL098W) and SAP190 (YKR028W); ancestral locus Anc_1.268) produces MSSSFWKFGQDFATESPISKILDRAFIKRENTQEIEKDDEQGTKEEEFEEIDGDQIPKQQPDAASLDAVGTLDDSDASIKDGDYNKFDTQDQSVAETLPTTEAEFVNYRPDLDALDDLLDDDELYTELMCSNFKLLIYLKYPEVLAKLIDYITNEDLLDEKSDQLLVEDTVITKNDDKKEEQESDNIHLKLPEADSHEQVDDDDEIDNRSEISQETSVTIPQEVEEQVELRRARMAAEILSADVWPISSAIIENTELLEKLWSVLDHTAPLSIIASTYFMKISERLLDMDISSMLEFILNQENLVDRFLTHIDNPPLIDFLLKVISTDKPDSPTGVIERLKEQNFISDLLDRLNPEYSISTQSAAGDFFKAFVTISANSNNEIASGIGPNELTRELVSPEMIEKLIKIMLKGGTSLNNGVGIVIELIRKNNSDYDFVQVIYTTIQTHPPNERDPIYLGSLVTIFAKYMGEFEKMLVNSELPQLETPFGSIEPLGFERFKICELIAELLHCSNMALLNEPDGDVIVNERDAERRRVLKTDRLSRSTNEAEIGDIETELNSLHLYSGDDLDETKSNAVETQSTPEEKDNFDEQSVTSVELTEEALRETPLVGDRLKIALYDTHLVQTILKMFFDFSWNNFLHNVVFDIIQQIFNGPLKTGFNKFLLIDLLTKTKITDMIMKGDKRCTDYENEAGLRLGYMGHLILIAEEVAKFTAYIEEVRSEFSDEESWNALHEPHWQEYTETVLAEAREKYNTVLGDFGEYDDENIDDLVEDGAEENKQRDDEITITGDNINFNSNEEEDSPISFNDKTGVEDEDDYYAEYNDIDNPKFYEYIDANGNKTRLNLEPATELDKDKDSEKIANSEESNKFTDYMSNQLVGGYDDETFNNDVNADENEWSSTKSFRFVPKHESSHSDDNDAYRHQFRLDGDDDDYMDPNDDGQSYAKPDHPLYKSNVAPDVLNDLFHKEQLEDVDNNDVNSDTSDNSDAELEETSDVYNVDDSENKFGEYQDDAGGYSLFRSKNSDSLSWDENEQDRLMNMVSYNKNNSK; encoded by the coding sequence ATGTCAAGTtcattttggaaatttgGCCAGGATTTTGCTACAGAATCGCCAATATCTAAGATTTTGGATAGGGCTTTCATAAAGAGAGAAAACACgcaagaaattgaaaaagacGATGAGCAAGGTACGAAAGAGGAAGAGTTTGAAGAGATAGATGGAGACCAGATACCTAAACAGCAGCCTGATGCGGCATCGTTGGACGCGGTAGGGACATTAGATGATTCTGATGCAAGTATTAAGGACGGTGATTACAACAAATTTGATACCCAAGACCAGTCCGTGGCGGAGACCCTACCAACTACAGAAGCAGAGTTTGTAAACTACAGGCCGGATTTGGATGCATTGGATGATTTACTCGATGACGATGAACTATATACAGAATTGATGTGCTCGAATTTCAAGCTACTGATTTATTTGAAGTACCCAGAAGTCTTGGCTAAGTTGATAGATTATATTACAAACgaagatttattagatgaGAAAAGCGATCAACTATTAGTTGAAGATACCGTGATTACAAAgaatgatgataaaaaagaagaacaagaatCTGATAATATCCATCTGAAACTACCAGAAGCCGATTCACACGAGCAGGtggatgatgatgatgaaatagACAATAGATCAGAAATATCACAAGAGACTAGTGTCACTATACCTCAAGAAGTTGAGGAACAAGTGGAATTAAGACGGGCAAGAATGGCTGCAGAAATATTATCTGCCGATGTCTGGCCAATTTCTTCTGCgataattgaaaatacagaacttttagaaaaattatggTCAGTTTTAGATCATACTGCTCCACTTTCCATTATAGCTTCTACTTATTTCATGAAAATCTCTGAAAGGTTATTGGACATGGACATTTCAAGCATGTTagaatttatattaaaccAAGAAAATTTAGTAGATAGATTTTTGACACATATTGATAACCCTCCATTGATAGATTTCTTACTAAAGGTTATCTCCACAGATAAACCTGATTCTCCAACTGGTGTTATCGAAAGATTGAAAgaacaaaattttatttcagATTTGTTAGATAGATTAAATCCCGAATACAGTATATCAACACAATCAGCTGCTGGTGATTTTTTCAAAGCATTTGTTACCATTAGTGCAAATTCAAACAATGAAATAGCATCAGGAATAGGTCCAAATGAATTGACTAGAGAATTAGTATCGCCTGAGatgattgaaaaattaataaaaatcatGTTAAAAGGTGGTacatctttaaataacGGTGTTGGTATAGTTATTGAACTgattagaaaaaataattcagatTATGATTTTGTTCAAGTTATCTACACGACAATCCAAACTCATCCACCAAATGAGAGAGATCCTATTTACTTAGGTTCATTAGTCACAATATTTGCAAAGTATATGGGCGAATTTGAGAAAATGTTAGTCAATTCTGAACTTCCACAACTAGAAACTCCATTTGGGTCAATAGAACCTTTAGGCTTTGAACgtttcaaaatttgtgAATTAATAGCTGAACTTCTACATTGTTCAAATATGGCATTGTTGAATGAACCAGATGGTGACGTCATTGTAAATGAGCGTGATGCAGAAAGAAGAAGGGTTCTAAAAACGGATAGACTGTCCAGATCAACCAATGAGGCAGAAATTGGGGACATAGAAACtgaattaaattctttGCATTTGTATTCAGGTGATGATCTAGATGAAACTAAAAGCAACGCAGTTGAGACGCAATCCACCCCGGAAGAGAAGgataattttgatgaacAATCAGTAACTTCGGTGGAATTAACAGAAGAGGCACTGCGTGAAACCCCTTTGGTGGGTGATAGATTAAAGATTGCTTTATATGATACACATTTAGTCCAAACTATATTAAAGATGTTCTTTGACTTTTCCTGGAATAATTTCCTTCACAACGTTGTTTTTGATATAATTCAGCAAATATTCAATGGTCCTCTTAAAACAGGCTTTAATaagtttttattaatagATTTATTAACTAAAACTAAGATAACAGATATGATAATGAAGGGGGACAAAAGATGTACTGATTATGAAAACGAGGCTGGACTAAGATTAGGTTACATGGGACATTTGATCTTAATTGCTGAGGAGGTTGCAAAATTCACTGCATATATTGAAGAAGTAAGATCTGAATTTAGTGATGAAGAGTCATGGAATGCATTGCATGAGCCTCATTGGCAAGAATACACAGAAACTGTTTTAGCAGAAGCAAGAGAAAAGTACAACACTGTATTAGGCGACTTTGGAGAATACGATGATGAAAACATTGATGATCTGGTTGAAGATGGTgctgaagaaaataaacaaagagatgatgaaataacaataactggtgataatattaattttaatagcAATGAGGAGGAAGACTCACctatttcatttaatgataaaactggtgttgaagatgaagatgattaCTATGCAGAATATAATGACATTGATAACCCTAAATTctatgaatatattgatgCTAATGGTAATAAAACTAGATTAAACCTAGAGCCAGCTACCGAACTTGACAAAGACAAAGATTCGGAGAAGATAGCAAATTCAGAAGAAAGTAATAAGTTTACAGACTACATGTCTAATCAACTTGTCGGTGGTTACGATGATGAAAcgtttaataatgatgtCAACgctgatgaaaatgaatgGAGCAGTACTAAGTCATTTAGGTTCGTGCCAAAACATGAATCATCACATtctgatgataatgatgcATACCGTCACCAGTTCCGCCTTGACggtgatgatgatgactATATGGACCCAAATGATGACGGCCAGTCATACGCTAAACCAGACCACCCTCTATACAAAAGTAATGTGGCTCCGGATGTTTTGAATGATTTATTCCATAAGGAGCAGTTGGAGGACGTAGATAACAATGATGTTAACAGTGATACTAGTGATAATAGTGATGCTGAACTGGAAGAAACATCTGATGTATATAATGTTGATGATTCTGAGAATAAATTCGGTGAATATCAAGATGATGCTGGTGGATATTCACTATTCAGGTCTAAAAATTCAGATAGTTTATCGTGGGATGAGAACGAACAAGACAGATTGATGAACATGGTAAGCtataataagaataattcaaaataa
- the MRPL49 gene encoding mitochondrial 54S ribosomal protein bL21m (similar to Saccharomyces cerevisiae MRPL49 (YJL096W); ancestral locus Anc_1.270): MFSRNIQKIVPLTRTSFTPTLLKVTSLRNFSCSSIWNRAVQQNDLAPLKLANELYAVFKVHERPYLVTEGDIVTLPFRMKEADVGDTLILNDVTTLGSRNFKLIDKPIDPKFYSLKAVVVEKTKRAFQVREVTKRRNRKVRHATSKADLTVIRISELAIK; the protein is encoded by the coding sequence ATGTTTTCCAGAAATATTCAGAAGATTGTTCCACTCACTAGAACAAGTTTCACTCCAACTCTTTTAAAGGTAACTTCTCTAAGGAATTTTAGTTGTTCCTCTATATGGAACAGGGCGGTTCAACAGAATGATTTGGCTCCATTGAAGCTGGCTAATGAACTGTATGCTGTTTTTAAAGTCCATGAACGTCCATACTTGGTTACCGAAGGTGACATTGTTACATTACCATTTAGAATGAAAGAAGCCGATGTTGGTGATACTTTGATACTAAACGATGTCACTACCTTAGGATCCAGAAATTTTAAGTTGATTGATAAACCAATTGATCCCAAGTTCTACAGTCTAAAAGCAGTTGTAGTGGAGAAAACTAAACGTGCTTTCCAAGTAAGGGAGGTaacaaaaagaagaaatagaaaGGTTCGCCATGCTACATCGAAAGCTGATTTAACGGTAATAAGAATATCTGAACTAGctattaaataa
- the BCK1 gene encoding mitogen-activated protein kinase kinase kinase BCK1 (similar to Saccharomyces cerevisiae BCK1 (YJL095W); ancestral locus Anc_1.271), with amino-acid sequence MQFTKRLSNVSHSRSSSASSLAHNASGSPTSNSSKQSLNLNKHSSKKTKEKIVLSITEQPILSHSQSSSMSSSNGNINTYLSNGGTIYEELDNEVNNTLRKSINSNVLKPTTSGQYLHISPMERENSNSSNNIILPWDTTDPNKWTTERIVLWLKFYEFPDLWIRFFEKHQINGNNFIRLLAKENFALYEKYLPESKAGSYNRFQHLLKETMSKNVTYNYGRNKNSDKMKPTRSSSEANNIPTKLADPTTTRSTSDSIVNTTKVPTGSSKFKEANVSINKHKKTKSTSSIYRRSFISLRSAANFSQPPTKSHNDINLKIPIQDVTNQNPKLLSSKSATTPPMSPNIFRRHQKSNSSDSSLFNFLFGTTAGTTPNTSTAKLQPHFKGTNEPTVSNKSTKSVIASSDSNNATLTSQKFDKNSQSKSQEYNSIIHPTKSADATLTRPSKITLPQTNLSFENVTDTTADRIEINFNVEKKDEDKTENVKESKSSDFKDSSKNNGILLIDDKYKPVPIESNIGSPYILITKDNSFFYPIPWNPEKSLEKFKEHILHVLSLKGKPVTIHLTDYENDPGHSLPDTLVTKLLAELPKNDTLKFLIKDRSKPHLRSRAATVSSEPNVSLRSVKSRGSVRSINSTNINSIDQFTITSSDTNSYDDRVSSSAKRYPQTPSHYYDYTNSEETNYWNVKDNHDDASSLKLKSKQSLSNLHAEKSISYFSTPDSRTSDFVSKEDLTETDSRKLSQSELAPKRDAPKAPGSISPQQRLSLSKKSSLKLKRAATKLTYSGSVNSPPKLQHGSPEYKAQPIEATVSSYTPASTHVLVPQPYKGASDFSRKSKADDEIPTASILKQITANRKNSMSSVLTKRPSIGSRANSKRIISSSSAADVFEENIINFSDAPNLSESDTDDSLDEIIWTKKKDHDDNNDGRSNDTDDNSDSSDDIIWSNANSSKNSINKYHDATNILEDEGDIHASRIKDGNNHLEQNSLQKGNDGLSRKMTLRPSPEEVYKNLEKFFPEANLDKPVLEGPTPPSSPNIGNQSFPNRGHTANTDLSSTAGSSDTKADVMNKSFFSSKPLKRTKTIRTIAHEASKARKNSRKITRQNTKMWGTKIFEVTDTQGLPINKSKNSRGEYNEFAWMKGEMIGKGSFGAVFLSLNITTGEMMAVKQIEVPSYGSQSETMLNTVEAMKSEVSTLKDLDHLNIVQYLGFEMKHNIYSLFLEYVAGGSVGSLIRMYGRFDDKLIRHLTNQVLEGLSYLHSQGILHRDMKADNLLLDQDGICKISDFGISKKSEDIYSNSEMTMRGTVFWMAPEMVDTKQGYNAKVDIWSLGCVVLEMFAGKRPWSNFEVVTAMYKIGQSKSAPPIPEDTKDLISPTAKNFLNQCFHIDPKERPTAGQLLEHPFCYNDDSFIFNKTKLAEFIKSNDKINSTKLRITSQE; translated from the coding sequence ATGCAATTCACTAAACGATTATCGAATGTATCACATTCTAGATCATCATCAGCATCATCATTAGCACATAACGCTAGTGGTTCACCAACTTCAAATAGTTCGAAACAGTCACTGAACTTAAATAAGCATTCTTCCAAAAAAACTAAAGAGAAAATAGTATTATCTATCACTGAACAACCAATTTTGTCCCATTCACAATCGAGCTCGATGAGCTCTTCAAATggaaatataaatacttACTTGAGCAACGGAGGGACCATATATGAAGAATTAGATAACGAGGTTAATAATACTTTGAgaaaatcaataaattcaaatgtaCTTAAGCCAACAACATCTGGTCAGTATTTGCATATTTCTCCAATGGAGAGAGAAAATTCAAACtcatcaaataatattatactTCCATGGGATACTACTGATCCGAACAAGTGGACTACTGAACGTATAGTATTATGgttaaaattttatgaatttCCTGATCTTTGGATaagattttttgaaaagcatcaaataaatgggaataattttattagacTTTTAGCTAAAGAGAATTTTGCATTgtatgaaaaatatttacctGAATCGAAGGCTGGTTCATACAATAGATTTCAACATTTGCTAAAAGAAACAATGTCAAAAAATGTCACATATAATTATGGAAGGAACAAGAACTCAGATAAAATGAAACCAACTAGATCATCTAGTGAAGCTAACAATATTCCGACCAAATTAGCAGACCCAACGACAACACGATCAACTTCAGATTCTATTGTAAATACTACCAAGGTGCCGACTGGATCTTCgaaatttaaagaagctAACGTTTCTATTAATAAACATAAAAAGACAAAGAGTACAAGTTCAATATACCGAAGGAGTTTTATTTCTCTTCGAAGTGCTGCCAATTTTAGTCAACCACCAACAAAATCACATAATGAtatcaatttgaaaataccAATACAAGATGTCACTAATCAAAATCCTAAATTATTGAGTTCAAAATCAGCAACAACTCCCCCAATGTCACCGAATATATTTAGGAGACACCAAAAGAGTAATTCATCTGATTcgtcattatttaattttttatttggtACGACAGCCGGTACTACACCCAATACATCCACTGCAAAATTACAACCTCATTTTAAAGGGACTAATGAACCAACTGTATCCAATAAGAGTACTAAATCAGTGATAGCATCGAGCGACTCAAATAATGCTACACTAACTTCtcaaaaatttgataaaaatagCCAATCAAAATCACAAGAGTATAATTCGATTATACATCCAACGAAGTCGGCTGATGCAACACTTACGCGACCATCAAAGATTACTTTACCTCAAACAAATCtctcttttgaaaatgttaCTGATACCACAGCAGATAGAATAGAGATAAACTTTAATGTAGAGaagaaagatgaagataaaacTGAAAACGTAAAGGAGAGTAAGAGTTCAGATTTCAAAGATTCTTCAAAGAATAATGGAATTTTATTGATAgatgataaatataaaccTGTGCCAATTGAGTCTAATATCGGTTCTccttatattttaattaccAAGGATAATAGTTTCTTTTATCCTATACCTTGGAATCCGGAGAAATCACTagaaaaattcaaagaacATATTTTACATGTTTTGAGTTTAAAAGGCAAACCAGTTACGATCCATTTGACTGACTATGAAAATGATCCCGGTCATTCACTTCCGGATACACTTGTAACCAAATTACTTGCAGAACTACCGAAGAATGATACATTGAAGTTCCTAATAAAAGATCGTTCGAAACCCCACTTACGTTCAAGAGCTGCTACAGTTTCTAGTGAACCAAACGTTTCACTTAGATCAGTGAAAAGCAGAGGATCTGTTCGTTCTATTAACAGCACTAACATTAACTCCATTGATCAATTTACCATCACTTCATCAGATACAAATTCTTACGACGATCGTGTATCTTCAAGTGCAAAAAGATACCCTCAGACACCAAGTCATTATTACGACTATACTAATAGTGAAGAAACAAATTATTGGAATGTTAAAGATAATCATGATGACGCATcatcattgaaattaaaatccAAACAATCTTTATCAAACTTGCATGCAGAAAAGAGTATCTCCTATTTTTCAACTCCTGATAGTAGAACGTCTGACTTTGTAAGTAAAGAAGATTTAACTGAAACTGACAGCAGAAAGTTATCACAATCGGAACTGGCTCCAAAGAGAGATGCACCAAAAGCACCGGGAAGCATCTCACCTCAACAAAGattatcattatctaaGAAATCCTCtctaaaattaaaaaggGCTGCAACCAAACTTACATATTCTGGTAGTGTAAATAGTCCACCAAAATTGCAACATGGCTCACCAGAATATAAAGCACAACCAATAGAAGCTACTGTCTCATCCTACACACCTGCATCTACTCATGTGCTAGTACCACAGCCTTATAAAGGAGCATCTGACTTCAGCAGAAAATCAAAAGCTGATGATGAAATCCCAACTGCATCTATCCTAAAACAAATAACGGCGAACAGAAAAAACTCGATGTCATCTGTTTTAACCAAAAGACCATCAATTGGTTCCCGTGCTAATTCTAAGAGAATAATATCATCCTCATCTGCAGCTGATGTATTTGAAgagaatataattaatttttctgaTGCCCCCAACCTATCAGAATCTGATACTGATGATTCTTTAGATGAAATAATTTGGacgaaaaagaaagatcACGATGACAATAATGATGGGCGTTCAAATGATACCGATGACAATTCAGATTCATCAGATGATATAATCTGGTCAAATGCTAATAGTTCTAAAAACTCTATCAACAAATACCATGATGctacaaatattttagaagatGAAGGCGATATTCATGCTTCTAGGATTAAGGACGGTAATAATCATTTGGAACAGAACTCATTACAAAAAGGAAACGATGGACTTTCTAGAAAGATGACTCTAAGACCATCTCCTGAAGAAGTTTATAAGAATCTTGAAAAGTTTTTCCCAGAGGCAAACCTTGACAAACCAGTTCTTGAAGGCCCAACTCCACCATCATCACCTAATATAGGAAATCAATCGTTCCCAAATAGAGGTCATACAGCAAACACTGATCTATCTTCAACAGCTGGATCATCTGATACAAAAGCAGATGTAAtgaataaatcatttttttcatcaaaaCCTTTAAAAAGAACTAAAACAATAAGAACTATTGCACACGAAGCCAGTAAGGCAAGAAAAAATTCTAGAAAAATTACTAGACAAAATACTAAGATGTGGGGTACAAAGATATTTGAAGTTACGGACACTCAGGGCTTACctattaataaatctaaAAATTCCAGAGGTGAATACAATGAATTTGCTTGGATGAAGGGTGAAATGATAGGCAAAGGTTCATTTGGTGCtgtttttctttctcttaATATAACCACAGGAGAAATGATGGCTGTAAAACAAATTGAAGTTCCAAGCTATGGCTCTCAAAGTGAAACTATGTTAAATACCGTGGAAGCAATGAAATCAGAAGTTTCCACTTTGAAAGATTTAGACCACTTGAATATTGTTCAATATCTAGGGTTTGAAATGAAACACAATATTTACAGCTTATTTCTGGAATACGTTGCTGGTGGTTCAGTAGGTTCTTTAATCAGGATGTATGGGCGATTCGACGATAAACTAATTCGTCATTTAACAAACCAAGTTCTTGAAGGCTTGTCTTATTTGCATTCTCAAGGTATCTTACACAGGGATATGAAAGCAGATAATCTGTTATTAGATCAAGACGGTATATGTAAAATCAGTGATTTTGggatttcaaaaaaatctgaagatatttattcaaaCTCAGAAATGACGATGAGAGGAACTGTTTTTTGGATGGCTCCCGAAATGGTAGATACGAAACAAGGTTATAATGCAAAGGTTGATATCTGGTCTTTAGGTTGTGTGGTTTTAGAAATGTTCGCCGGTAAAAGACCTTGGTCAAACTTTGAAGTTGTTACAGCAATGTACAAGATCGGCCAGTCTAAGAGCGCACCACCTATTCCAGAGGATACGaaagatttaatttcaCCAACTGCCAAAAATTTCCTGAATCAATGTTTTCATATTGACCCAAAAGAAAGGCCAACAGCAGGACAGCTTCTGGAGCATCCATTTTGTTATAATGATGATTCattcatatttaataagACTAAATTAGCCgaatttatcaaatctaacgataaaataaattcaacgAAGTTAAGGATTACATCTCAAGAGTAA
- the KHA1 gene encoding Kha1p (similar to Saccharomyces cerevisiae KHA1 (YJL094C); ancestral locus Anc_1.272) produces the protein MSGGQHIGGVLSGVNPFHYNTSSPITLFLFQACLILLTCNLLHFFIAKLRQPKVISEVIAGVILGPTVLGQIPNYLETIFPDESIVGLNLTSNLGIILFMFFLGLEVDIDFIKKHIKTACSIGLVSLAVPFGCGCLIAIPLFHTYANQDPSEGVVKFTVFMVFIAVSISVTAFPVLCRILNELRLIKDRAGIVVLAAGIINDILGWVLLALSVILSNSESSPVNTVYILLCTLGWFLLYAYPVKYILRWMLIRFHELDRPKPSTFATMCILFLMFISAYFTDIIGVHPIFGAFIAGLIVPRENNYVIKLVERMEDIPNIILIPIYFAVAGLNVDLTLLNEGKDWGYVFATIFIAIGAKVISGTVMSKLHGLYFKEAAAVGVLMSCKGIVEIVVLTVGLNAGIITKKIFGMFILMALVSTFVTTPLTQLIYTDEYRVLVRKRISQQKLQDEKMDSEIPIIEVDTLSDSETDEFLKLKSFENIKDYKPRRIVNIINSAECISANLDLLTLVLGGRTVDSTSKKFSHVNLGLSRKSSMTTMKSKSYKLRKLISHKDDNLNANSSNTIMGGIIEHPSNFDEMIPLKAVHLRLLTERTTDLLQSSTFYNDDPDFTANTDALIQIYDIVTRLSKIPFTSEVVFSTLKEKATNIISLDAKNSDIMLMTLKGASFEHRNNPLVQEQYGNFEHIYSHILGCNELPSHFFNTLATSLKTNVMIHISNNGGMILSDRFRNKCYNLLLSNPYLCSSDYLAIYTLVSICHREIKDGNIIDANIFMNSKIPNFSENLHNLMTYEAWFDESIINIVPIEINDTSDKNSSDFIDLILQSGTIDMYNLEESTFIIPEIEFSINDPFSFNVKSLILHGANKKFNVVVSHYNNQQSSFTRSDS, from the coding sequence ATGTCGGGGGGTCAACATATTGGAGGTGTTTTATCTGGTGTGAACCCGTTTCACTATAACACAAGCTCTCCAATTAccttatttttatttcaagcatgtttaatattattaacctgcaatttattacattttttCATTGCAAAACTACGGCAACCAAAGGTGATATCAGAGGTTATTGCAGGTGTAATATTAGGACCAACAGTATTAGGTCAAATTCCAAATTATTTAGAAACAATATTTCCTGATGAATCAATAGTGGGGTTAAATTTAACTTCAAACTTGGGAATTATACTATTCATGTTCTTCTTAGGTCTGGAAGTGGATAtagattttattaaaaaacatatTAAAACAGCATGTTCCATTGGTTTGGTCAGTTTGGCTGTACCGTTCGGCTGTGGGTGTTTAATAGCAATACCGTTATTTCACACATATGCAAATCAAGATCCAAGTGAAGGAGTCGTTAAATTTACAGTTTTCATGGTATTTATTGCTGTGTCTATATCTGTCACAGCATTTCCTGTCTTATGTCGTATTTTGAATGAACTCCGTTTAATTAAAGATAGAGCTGGTATAGTCGTGCTTGCAGCAGGAATAAtcaatgatattttagGTTGGGTACTACTGGCGCTTAGTGTCATTCTATCAAATTCAGAATCATCACCAGTTAATACAGTTTACATTTTATTGTGCACACTTGGTTGGTTCCTTTTATATGCCTATCCGGTGAAATATATACTAAGATGGATGTTAATAAGATTCCATGAGTTGGATAGGCCAAAACCCTCAACATTTGCAACCATGtgcattttatttttaatgttcATTTCAGCATATTTCACTGATATAATCGGTGTTCATCCTATTTTTGGTGCATTTATTGCAGGTCTAATTGTTCCTAGGGAAAATAACTATGTCATTAAACTAGTAGAAAGAATGGAAGATATTCCCAACATTATACTAATACCAATCTATTTTGCAGTAGCAGGCCTCAATGTGGATTTGACCTTATTGAATGAAGGAAAAGACTGGGGTTATGTTTTTGCCACTATATTTATTGCTATTGGTGCAAAAGTTATATCTGGTACCGTGATGTCAAAATTACATGGTTTATACTTTAAGGAAGCTGCTGCTGTGGGTGTTTTGATGTCATGTAAAGGTATCGTTGAAATTGTTGTCTTAACAGTTGGTTTGAATGCAGGGATTATtacaaagaaaatatttggCATGTTTATCTTGATGGCTTTAGTTTCAACATTTGTCACAACTCCATTGACTCAGTTAATCTATACAGACGAATATAGAGTTCTTGTTCGTAAAAGAATATCTCAGCAGAAACTCCAAGATGAGAAAATGGATTCTGAAATCCCTATTATTGAAGTAGACACCTTGTCAGATTCAGAGACTGATGAATTTctcaaattaaaatcatttgagAATATTAAAGACTATAAGCCAAGAAGAATTGTCAATATCATAAATTCTGCTGAATGCATTTCAGCAAATTTAGATCTTTTAACTCTGGTTTTAGGGGGTAGAACAGTAGACAGtacttcaaaaaaattttcgCATGTGAATCTTGGTTTGAGTAGAAAATCAAGTATGACTACAATGAAATCGAAATCATataaattaagaaaattaatatcaCATAAAGACGATAATCTCAATGCAAATTCATCAAACACCATAATGGGTGGGATCATTGAGCATCCCTCCAATTTTGATGAGATGATACCTTTAAAGGCAGTGCATCTACGGTTACTAACAGAAAGAACGACGGATTTATTACAGTCATCGACATTCTACAATGATGATCCAGATTTTACAGCAAATACAGATGCTTTGATCCAAATTTATGATATAGTTACACGGTTGAGTAAGATCCCCTTTACAAGTGAGGTAGTTTTTTCTacattaaaagaaaaagctACTAATATCATATCTTTGGATGCAAAGAATAGTGATATAATGCTTATGACGTTGAAAGGTGCTTCTTTTGAACATCGTAACAACCCATTAGTTCAAGAACAATATGGTAACTTTGAACATATTTATTCACATATATTGGGATGTAATGAGTTACCTtctcatttttttaatacaCTGGCTACTTCGTTAAAAACAAACGTAATGAttcatatttcaaataatggTGGAATGATCCTTTCTGACAGATTCCGTAATAAGTGTTACAATTTGCTTTTATCGAATCCTTATTTATGTTCATCGGATTACCTTGCAATTTACACTTTAGTTTCTATCTGTCATagagaaattaaagatggaaatattattgatgcTAACATATTTATGAACTCTAAAATTCCTAATTTTTCTGAAAATTTGCATAATCTGATGACCTATGAAGCTTGGTTCGATGAATCTATCATCAATATCGTACCTATAGAAATCAATGACACTTCTGACAAGAACAGTTctgattttattgatttgaTATTACAAAGTGGGACTATTGATATGTACAATTTAGAAGAGAGTACGTTTATCATTCctgaaattgaattttcGATAAATGAtccattttcttttaatgtAAAATCTCTAATATTGCACGGTGCTAATAAGAAATTTAACGTAGTAGTTTCTCATTACAACAATCAACAGTCATCTTTCACAAGGTCAGATTCATAA